The Alligator mississippiensis isolate rAllMis1 chromosome 8, rAllMis1, whole genome shotgun sequence genomic sequence TGAAGAGATGCTTCAGCTGTAAGAGGCCTCTGGTGCCTTCAGATTTTGCAAAAAATATCCATTGAGACAACTCCAAGCGGCTTAGCTCCAAGGTCATCAGAGAAGAGGGCACGACGTACGAGTCTATCTTATACCGGAGCTTGGTGCACAATAGGCACAGCCTCTGGAGGCCCGGACACTTCTTCCCCAGGTCCTGCAGCAGCGCCTCGGAGAGGGTTCCTCTCATCTTCAGTGTTCTCACGTTGCTGCGCAGGTGATGCTGCAGCAGGTGCCGCAGGTTCTTCAGGCTGATCTGAGTGTAATAAGCAAGCACCAGAGCACTTTATCCAtggatagagacactggtaggccaGCAGGTGGCCCCAACCCCCCATCCATCTCTCTCATCTTCCTTGAACAAGTGACATCCTGTTTTCCCCAGATTGCTGCAGGTCCTGCCACTGATGCCCAGAGTCACTCCCCTATGCACTCCAGCAGGGCTagaatgctgctgtttcacaTCCAGTCACAGCTTCCGTCCTTCAAACCAGCTGAAACCCTCCCTCCTTATTAAGCTATTAATGCCCTCCAGAGGCTGGTTCATCCCCTTTACTTATGGTATTTCTCTCTTCCCATAAAATTTAGGCTTCCTTTCCACAGgtccctgctcccaccagtcaATACAagagctgccctgctgtctggacCGGCTTCTTAATGCCTCTCATCCTCTCCCGCTTGCCTACGCACTCTCAGGCCTATTTAACACATATCAGGAACATGGGCCTCCTGCCCACAGAGCAACAGTTAGCACCTCCCATTGATAGAGGGGGCTATTGGGTACGTGTAGATTTAGGGGATAAGCAAAGTACAAAACAGGGATGGAAGCAGaagtcaaaggttcaaaacaagGGGGATCACTGAGTGGAGCACACCAGACAGTGCACACTGGCCCTCAAGCGAGTCCAAGGaaccagtggacactgcccagtgaaactctgcctagAGATGTGAGTGGCTGAGGGACCggaaagcagccctgcagtcATCCGGGGGCCTCCCAGCTGGAGTCTCCTCCCACGTCAGATAGTGCTGGCTAAGCTGGCAGTGTGTCTTGGGTcaggtgcagatgcaggcactgCTCTGGCTTGACTCTGCCTGAGGGGTTGCTACGTCAGCCTCACACAGCTGCCTCAGGGGACAGACATGCCCCGGAGGTGGGGCGGGCAGCGGCCGGTACCTCGTAGGGCGTTAGATCCACGTGTCTCCAGAGCACCTTGTCCTGCACCAGACGGCACCAGCGCCTGCAGACCCTGGGGGCAGAGCAAGAGGCCAGGTGATGATTCCCGCTGCAGAAGGAGAAGTAAGGGGTGGACATGGTGGACTTGGGGCCTGGGCCCTGCAAGACGTGGGAGGAGCCGCAGCCCTGTGAGCCGaggggcccagggctccccacgAAGGACACCCCGAGGACTGGGCCTAGGGGAGGTGCTCAGCAGAGGGGGAAAAGCTGGGCTGAACCACTCGGGGACGGAGGGGTgggcactgcaggggcagggtcGAGATGGGCTGAACCACCCAGGGTTGGGGCGGTACACCAGGCGCAGGATGGGTTGACCCATCCTAAGCGGGTAGGGGCACGACAGGGGAGAGATGGATTGAACCATTACGCAGTGAGGAGGGGTTGCACCGACGGGCTCCGGGAGCCACGTGGTCGCACCTGGCCCCGCGCAGCCGCTCCCTCAGCGGCAACTGCGAGAGAATCTCCAGGAGCAGCGAGTCCGGCAACGCGTCCAGGCTCGGCTCAGCCGGTACCGCCGCCATGCCGCGCGCACTTCCGGGTGATGGACATGTGCTTCCGGGTCAGCGCTGGCACCGCTCTCTGCTGAGGTCTACGGTGGGGGCGGAGCCTGCCGGGTGagtgcccgccccgccccgccccgccccgccggcggCCGCAGGATGACCGAGGTGGTCTGCAGCCACCGGCTGGGCAAGGAACTGCGCGTCAAGGGCAAGTATCTTGCCCCGGAGCCCGGCGCAAGCGGGTCGTAACCCTTCCTGcgctgctggctgcagccgcTCCCCGGCGCGAGCCCGTCAAGGCCGTAGCTGTGCGGGCCGTGAGAGGGAGATTTTTCATTAGAAACTGAAACAAAGACGGTGGTTTAGCAGGTGCGGGAATACAGTGAAACCCCCTCAACAAATGTTGGAGTAAGGTGTTTTTCTAAGCTCCAGACTTGTTTCATTTTTGGATGTTTTTAATCTGTAACTCTTCCTTTTGGCTGGTTTGTGATGATCCCACTGACAAAACCCCATCTCAAGAGATCTTAAGGATAGGCCTGCAATTCCTACCCATGCAAAATAAGGTGTAAAGAGATGCACCGTGGTTCTGTCAGGTGCTTTGGGGGCTTTTTTGTGCTCTGCAATTAAATTATATTCTATTTTCCCtctttcttgatcttcttttatTTTCTAGAGCTCCTTATATTTATCCTGTAGGTGAAATGAAGGTTACTTGTCACATAATAGCACCTaggctgcctctgccctcccatgctttTTAGGGTCCACAATTGCCACGTATGGAAACATTTTGTTTATGAAACTATGGCCTTCATATCTCAACTGctcactttattaaaaaaaaaaaaaaaagtaaccactATCAGGAAATCTATTGATCACACAACAGTAATTCCTTTATTGGCTCCATTTCCTTTTATTGAATTTTGTCACAAACTTGTGTGTTTTAACTTCCTCTCAAACATTCTTGCAGGTACACTATTTTCAAGGACCATGTTTCACTGGGAAACTGTATTCTTAAGTGAGACTTTGTCCAGCCCATTGGCTGTTGGTAGGCGACTGAGGGACATGCCCTGGGGTTCGGCCTGCCACAGACTCTGGGGGCCTTGGGTCCTGGTGGACATAGCATTCAGTGGTAGGAggttgagggaggggtgatacagcCATGGTCAGTCCCTGGTTAGTGTGCCCATTTGAACTGCCATGGTCCTGCCTCCTTCTctactggccctgctgctgccctgtgctgaagGACCCTCTGCCATGTGCCCTATTCCCTGTGCCAGAGGTAGAGCTAACCAAGTTGCTGCTACTGCCCTGTGCCCTAGGCTGAATCTGGTCTGAAAGGAGCCCCATAGTCCAGATCTGGCTCAGTTTGACACCTCTGTTGCAGAGCTACTTACAGAAGGCAGCAACATCCTCCTCAGGCTGGACAAGAACAATGCCTGCTCTCATCAGTGCAAGACCTGGAGTGAGACTTAATCACAATCTTCTCTGTGACAGATTTTTAAGACTTGCCATGTTGGAACTGACTCTTCTTAACAACACACTTTTGCAAGGCTGAAATGGCCACGAACGAAGGTGTTCCCCTGTAGCAACAGCTATCCCTGACCTGTTAGAAACCCAAGTCAACTGCTGTTGCAGTTGAGTTGAAACCTCATGGCAAGAGGCAGCTTTGCAGAtttgaaagcatttttattttaaaggtaaaATGAAAGTAACAAAATATTGATTACAATGTATTCGACAATGGTCTTTGCTCTCAGGCACAAAACTGCAGTGCTACCAAAACTTTGCTGATGTTAACAGAGTTTTGTAGCATCAGGTAATGAGCagagtgtaaaaatgaaaatttgaCAAGGCACAACGAGCTAGACACTGCCACATGACGCAGTAAACCAGGCCCTGTGGCTGACTTCTGATTGCATAACACTGCTCCTATACATTACTGTAAGTGCTTTGATTAGTCTGCAAGTCATGTGATGTGTAAATTAAGGGAGGAGTTTGTCTAGAGGTTTCTACATcatgaagaaaataatttaaaatcttcCAGATATGATCTGGGCAGCAAAGCTCTGTCAAGAAAGTATCAACTTTGTCAGCACAAACCCAGAGCAGAGTCCTGCAAGCCATTCCTTCTAGGCATGCTTTGGAATGTGCACGCAGGGCAGCTGCATGGCTCATTATTTTCAGCCAGAGCTAGGTTTTAGCTAGTGTCTCTGGTTTGGGACGGGCAGCTCCTCTTGGGCAAAGGGAGAATGGTTCACTTAGTGCAGTGGgtctcaacctatttgccatacTGGGCCATACTTGCAGCTCTCAATGCATTATGTGGGCCACACCCCACAGCTGGCGGGACCCCCAGCTACCAGAGCtacaggaccagggccagggcttatagcaccctgccccccccagcagtgcctgaacaactcagtgaacagttgttcaccgagccccctacatcagaggcgtacatcaagggcttggtgaacaactgttcagggcatccttggggaaaactaggagtaatggtcacaaactcctggaagactgtttcaggttcaacattaggaaaaactacttcataactagggtgtccagactggaataagcttcctccagaggtggtacaatcacctaccctggaaatcttcaaaaggagactggacagtcaccttgctgagatcacctgaccccagttgtctgtcctgcttggtgcagggggctggacccgatgatcttccaaggtcccttccaaccttacaatctatgagCCGCAGCTGCCGCTCATAGGCAGTACCACTTGCTGCACCTGGAGtggagtgtggagcctggctccccttcGCCCCCACCAGTGGCACAGTTGGGCAGAGCCAgttgggggtggatgtgggctgcctgctgtaggtgcagggctccccaccctgctgcccttcccttggCACCTTTGCGACCCAGCAGACAGGATCTGgcaccagcaggcagggaggtttgGTCCTGCTGCCGGGATCCCCACCCTGGCTATGCTGCCATGACAATATGTCTCCAGCTCACCTAGCAGCAGTGGCGGCATGAAGttgtgctccccactgctgctgggtgggcaggggcaccttgctgtggctggtgtagggctcctggcagcaggaacAAGCCTCCCCACCACACTGTGCCATGGAAGCCCCAGCggagagagcagcagggtggggagccccaagcctgcaggtggcagcccacatccacccttgCCTcgtgcacaaatctagggggcatatgcccccccattcctccctccctgAGAGTATGTGcaacagtggggagccagcccccctgctgcaccttggaagagcggactgtggctctgtcccactctccAGCCAGGTCCTGCAGCCGCACATTCCAGCCTCGGGTCCTATGCACCACCCTGACAGGACAGtgaccccagcctcagccctgccctgccccctctctcactgtgggggcctcaacctgttcctccccccacacagacttacctggagggatccgtaggagctgctctccatgctgcctggctgccacatgcatgtgtacatgcacatgcgcatgtggtgccccctttcactctcctcctgctccccccagccccaagcagccccttgcagactggaactctggcagcctgcaagggggaaccCTCCCCATTTCCTGAATTTTTCTCCCTGGCTCACAAAATACAGGCAGCAATGTTTACTTTTTAACAGGATGTTACATGGACCACAGCAGCATGCTGACTGGGCCGCATGTGGCCCACAGGTTGTGAACCACCGACTTCGTCACTATGCTATCGCTCAGGTGAGCTGCTGCATGACGCTTAATGCAAAAAAGAAGCTCAACTGTGAAGAAAGGCCCTAGGCTGCCAACTACAATTCTAAAACAGCCCTGTATTGAATCAGTTTAATAAGCTCAGTGAGTATCACTGTGCCTCTCCACCTCCACTGTGCCCCTTTGATATTTTCTTGgtacaggaaggggaaggagtcACTTTAGAACTGAAGTTTCCACTGACCCGTTTTCATGTTTTACAGGCCACCAAAATGGCCCTTGCCCTTCAATGCTTGACTCCCTGTTGTAGCACCTGGAGAAATCTGGCCACTACATGGATGCATGCATCTGAGACTAGAAGCACAGCTCTATCGAAAACAAGCATTTCAGGGGGGTGAAAAACAGCAATTCGGCAAACTTGCTTGAATTTTACGTATCGCCTGGTCATCAAAAGAAATCCCACTTAAATTGAGATTCCTTAGCTGTGGCAGTGCCTGACCCACAGTGACAATGGCATCACAGGAAAGCTTAGCACAGGATGCAAGGCAGAGGGTTTCCAGGTACTTCAAGGGCACTAAGCAAGCAAGGCCAGCATCAGTCAGAGATGGAGCATCACTGAACTCCAGAGTGCGGAGCTGTTTCATGTAGCGTCCAATGAAGTGAGTGGCAAAGTCTGTCAGGATGCACTGGCGTAGCGTGAGGTGCTCCAGAGCCTCCAGGTGTGGTGCGGCTCTCTGAAGCCCCGCATCTGTCACCCGGTAGGTTCCACAGAGGGTCAACGTCTGCAGGCGAGTCTGAGAAGAGACGTCCAGCAGGTGCCAATCAGAAAAGGAAGGAACTTCGTAAATGAAGAGATGCTTCAGCTGTGGGGGAGCACTAGTGCTGTCTGGACCTGTAGCTCGCCGGAACCACATCCCAGGGATCTCGCAGCGGCTCAGCTCCAAGGTCATCAGAGACGAGGGCATGAAGTCATAAGGAAGCCGCCGGAGGTCGGCACACACCAGGCACAGCCTCTGGAGGCCAGGACACTGCTTTCCCAAGGCCTGCAACAGCGCTGGGGAGAGGAACTCCTGCTTCCTCGAAGAGCAAAGGGTTCCTCTCACCTTCAGTGTCCTCACATTATTGCGCAGGTGATGCCGCAACAGGTGCCACAGGATCCTGGAGCTGATCTGATTGCAAAAAAGCCAGCACCAGAGTTCTTTACCCATGGATAGAGACATTGGCACAGCAGTATGAGGCCCCGACACCCCCATCCACCTCTCTCATCTTCCTCAAACAAATGATATCACTTTTTGCCCAGATTGCTGCAGATCCTGGCACTGCTGTCCACCAATATGCTGGCTCAtgcactccagcagggctggaatgCTGCTGCTTCACATCGAAGtgcagcctccaccctccctGTTATGCTATTAATGCCATCCAAAAACTGATCTACTCCTTGTGGTGTCTCTCTCTTTGCATGAAATTTTGACCTTCTCTCCACAGCCCTCTACTCCTGCCAGTCAATAAAAGAGCTGCCCTGGCTGTCTGAACTGGCTTCTTGGTGCCTCTTCCTCCCTCACTTGCCTATGCACTCTCAGGCCTATCTAACACATATCAGGAACATGGGCCTCCAGGCCACAGAGCAACAGTTAGCACCAACCATTGATAGAGGGAGCTATTGGGTATGTGTCCACTAAATTCAGGGAACAAATGAAATACCAAACAGGGACGGACAGGAGAggaggtcaaaggttcaaaatgagGGGGAATGCCAAATGGAGCACACCAGCCAGTGCACACTGGCCttcaaatgagtccaaggaggcagtgga encodes the following:
- the LOC102562832 gene encoding F-box/LRR-repeat protein 12 isoform X3, translating into MAAVPAEPSLDALPDSLLLEILSQLPLRERLRGARVCRRWCRLVQDKVLWRHVDLTPYEISLKNLRHLLQHHLRSNVRTLKMRGTLSEALLQDLGKKCPGLQRLCLLCTKLRYKIDSR
- the LOC102563064 gene encoding F-box/LRR-repeat protein 12, whose translation is MSRKRKWVPGMAAALGRPSLDALPDSLLLEILSQLPLRERLRGARVCRRWRRLVQDKVLWRHVDLTPYKISSRILWHLLRHHLRNNVRTLKVRGTLCSSRKQEFLSPALLQALGKQCPGLQRLCLVCADLRRLPYDFMPSSLMTLELSRCEIPGMWFRRATGPDSTSAPPQLKHLFIYEVPSFSDWHLLDVSSQTRLQTLTLCGTYRVTDAGLQRAAPHLEALEHLTLRQCILTDFATHFIGRYMKQLRTLEFSDAPSLTDAGLACLVPLKYLETLCLASCAKLSCDAIVTVGQALPQLRNLNLSGISFDDQAIRKIQASLPNCCFSPP
- the LOC102562832 gene encoding F-box/LRR-repeat protein 12 isoform X1, giving the protein MAAVPAEPSLDALPDSLLLEILSQLPLRERLRGARVCRRWCRLVQDKVLWRHVDLTPYEISLKNLRHLLQHHLRSNVRTLKMRGTLSEALLQDLGKKCPGLQRLCLLCTKLRYKIDSYVVPSSLMTLELSRLELSQWIFFAKSEGTRGLLQLKHLFIYEVPSFSDLHLLNISSLACLQTLTLSGTNQVTTLGFRVASSYLKALEHLTLRQCTLKDSATHFIGCYLKQLRTLEFSNTPFLTDAGLPDLKSLKYLETLSLESCVKLSCDAIVTLGQALPRLKSLNLSGIPFDDQTVHKIQASLPNCHFSPS